A window of Rosa rugosa chromosome 7, drRosRugo1.1, whole genome shotgun sequence genomic DNA:
ttttttttcccttgagAATAACCTCTttatgttacttcacaaaacctTACTCTCCTATTACTCTAATTTCatcatctaatcctgctactgcactcgtccaatcctgctactgcactcgtcatcgtttaatcctgctactgcacttgtccaatcctgctactgtactcactgtattcatactcgtccagttctgctactgccctcgtacttgtgttctgctactgcactcgtcatcgcctaatcctgctactgcacttgtccaatcctACTACTGTACTCGCTGTattcatactcgtccagttctgctactgccctcgtacttgtgttctgctactgcactcgtcatcgcctaatcctgctactgcacttgtccaatcctACTACTGTACTCGCTGTATTCATacttgtccagttctgctactgccctTGTActtgtgttctgctactgcactcatcatcgcctaatcctgctactgccctcATAATGAAATTTCTTTAGTTCTTCTACTCTtactttaaaaattaaaattaaaataagtaACAAAAAATATGTCTAGGCATTTTGCTAGTTGTAGCCAAGCAACGACACAGAAAACCAAAGCAACAATATGGAAAATGAAAAATTGCACGTAAACAACAATAGAGTGAATTCTAAAGTAGCTACACTTGCGACCAACAGTACGGTGGTTAAAAAGCAATTAAATACTTCGTTTACCTGGAGTGGTGTATTGAAAGGCTTCTGGATTGTACTGTAAAACTTCATCGTGAAGATTCATAGGTTGGACATAGCCATATTGAACTGCCGCAGTATCCTCCCTCAGCTTCCTAACACtataccatatatatattagcAATAATTAACAAACAGAAAACGAAAAACAAATGCAACTATACTGAAAACCTACTTAAATCCAAAATTCGGTAAATTCAAAGGTGATAGAAACAATCAAACAGGTGAAATTTCAAATCGTTACTGCAATTAAATGTCAAAGCTAGCTAAACCTGGAAATCAAAACTGCTGCTAAGAACAAATAACACACTTACAAGCAAGAGACGTCAGTAGCACGAAGCAGATCAGCAATCCTATTGGCCTGAGCGGCGTCGTAGTAATTCAACCTCGCACTGCTCCGACTCGGCTCATCGAACAACCAGAGGTCCTGATCGGAGGCGCCGCAGAACACCGGAAGGGAAGTCAGAGGAAAGCAAGGAGCGACTGTAGTATTAGAGAGCCGGATGCCTTAGTGGCTCCCGCCGGAGCCGAAGCTCGAACTGACCGGATAGCTCATCGGTAGGTTCACCGGCATGGCTCAGTCCCTAGCCGGATTAGTCGGAAAATTCCCAGAAAGCTCGCCCGAAAGCTTGAGACTTCCGGCTTCGATTCAACTTCATCTGAGCTTCTCTGTGAAAACCCAAACCATAGACGTGATCGAGACACCGAGACCATTCGAACGTTGGTGGTCGACCTTCGCATCATCGCCGAAATTTGCAGAAAACCCGCCGAGATACTCAGAGAATGGGTTAAGGCGTCGAGCTATCTTGATGCTTATCTGTTTTGGGTTTTCGTTTTGGGCGTTAGTATTTGGTCAGTGGCATACACGTAAATATTTTATCAAACTgagtattttggtcatttttcattaaaattggGAGTCAGACTTGCATCATTTgacttttgggcctgggctcatgtcgttatttgtataaatctttttgaaagtgagttttctgtgtttacatctttggtcatgtgctactatgtaatttggGGGGTTATTTTTGTACTCCTCACTAAATTTCAATACAAGTGTTGACCTCAtttcctaaaaataaataaattagcaCAAGTCGTATTTGAACTGTAATTGTTTATAACATAGctaagagcatttttagcagactctctattttggctccttagctattttagagagcatgtttagatttttatctattttagcagctgcaccagactcctaagtggctctctattataacttttagctatctcgctcctaaatatagagagcgggataaggctctctataatttaaaacattcattttaagttattttatgtaatttataaatatatttaaactatttaatcttcatttaaaaaataatataaattcaaaactagctaaaatagagagcattgatgcagacgtaattctaaagtgactagctaaaataactttttagctactttagctaaaatttgactcaaaaatggctagcattgctaaaaatATTCTAAGCTGATAATTCTTGTCGGCATGAGCTATGTAATTTCTATAATTAATTGGGATTATGTTTCCTAATATAATTATTATGTATATGTTAATTTCATAAGTGTAAAAGGTTGTATGAGTATATAAGTCTTGAGTAATTATCTATAAGCCCCATAAAAATAATTTACCAAATTTATCCCTATTTTCCTTTCCTATCCTTCATTTTTCTCCCTCGTCTCTCTCCCCAACTGCATTCATTATCAGAAAATAGAAAGTAAACTCTATAACGCGGCTTCTCTCTAGCCGTCTCTCTCTTCTTGTTAACCCCTAGCCGACTTTCTGTTTTTCAATCACTCTTCAATTGGTGGTGGGCGGCATTAGTGCTGAGCTTGGTCGCACTGCTGTCGTGTTAGCTGCCGCCGGACGGATGGTTTCCTATTATTTGGTTCTCGTAGTTTTTACGGCAGTCGCTGGTTCTCTTGTTCAATGCTTCTATGGCGTGGAAGTTAGGTGCACCGCGTTATTGTTTCGCCATTGAGTGGCGTAGGAGGGGATGCTCTAGGTTTTTGTTTCGATGTTGGACAAAGGCGGCGGCAGTTCGAGAGTACTCTTGACAGATCTTCACATGGGCAGATTATGCTGGGCCAGGTTGCTGTTGGGCCTAGGGTTGACTATCCTTTAGACATTGGGCCTGCTATATATTTAGTTAGTTGTTTTTACTTTCTAATAATTCCCTATTGTTTTAAGGGAGCTATGcacttttttattttggtgtgcctatttactatgtcgtTGTGTtgacatagtttataggctcgcttttttAAGTGAGCATGGAGTGTTTAATGAGTGGACCTAATCTAAGCATTTCAGTGGTACTACCACAAACTTCTTATATGCTCATAAATGACAGAGGAAGAGTATGTAATAGTCCATTATGGCATGAGATTAATGAGATGTATATGATTTCATTCAAAAATTATGACTTCagtaaaaaaaattgcattcaTTGTCTCTCTTATTAATTGCAATAGCAACAGCAACAACACACACTCTAGGGCTGGAATCAGTTCTGTTTTGACAGTTCAAGTAGTAGAACTGAGATCAAGACTGAGTATTAATTTTCGGTTCGGATTTGGTGCTTTTCACTTTGAGAATTGAGATGGGACCGAACCGATCACAAACGGTTCGGTTCTCAGTTTTTACAGTTCCTACCAGAAATGACTTGAAACATAACAACTAAAGAAATGCTCATCTCTTTCAACTACAGAACTACAAATTATGTAGTATGCACACAGATTCCCAGCAAAGTCACTTTGTAACCATTACCAACATCTGTTTCACAAAGTTACAAACTGTTTCACAAGTACAAAACAGTCAAAATTGCATCAGTTCACTCATGACTCATCCAACATCAGAAAGACTGAAACATAGACTATACAAACTCAAAAACACAAACTTATAAGCAATACTACCATTACAAATTACAAACTATCCAACTTGCAAACCGCAAAAGTGCAAAGTACAAACTGAAACAGAACAAGTAAGGCAGTAAGCAAAACTACAACACAACCAACACTTTTCAATTTACTGAGTTATTTCCAGCAATTCATAACAATTGATGAATTGGAACAAAACAACCAATCAattcaaactaaaaaaaaaaaatggcaatcCAACAAAATCACAACTCCACAATagctaaaaaaattgaaacaagTAAACAGAATGCAAAGCAAAGCAACTGCAAAGCAAGTCCATAGATCACAAATGCAGTGCACAAATCACAACTACACAACTCCAAAGCAGTTCAGTGCACAAATCAGTGAATCACAACTGCACAACTCCATCAGCAGTACAGTTCACTCCTTCCAGCTTCCTCATTATAGCATTCCACCAATCCAACTATCCAAGAATCAAATGAGCAATCACCAAGGCAACTAGCCAAATATGCAAAGAAAGTTTTTCATTATCACTTTCCTACAAAGGACTTTAAAGAAAGGCACAACAACATTGCAAAAATAATTAAACCTAGGTTTTTCGATGAAACTAAAGGGAAGTTCATCGACAACAATCATATGAGTAGTAGCTTCAATACAATTCTCCTGACTCCAATTCACAGAAACTAAACTACGTACCTTGACCTCTTTTCCCATCATTAGTTAACACTTCTTGCCGAGATTCTACCTTAAGTCTAGCCGGGTACCCTTTACAAACTATCTCTATGTGTTTCCTAAGAGATGAAGTACCAATATCATATGGATTGGATGCCAAATGAGTTGGACAGTACTGACATTAAGCTCATCTGGTATTGCCAACCACCTTCTCAGCTCCATCAACAGTCTTGATTAATGTATGATCAACCTTCATGAAATGATCCCAAACATCTGACCTCTGATGGCCtttctttcctctttttcttttcacagGAATAGTGCTTCAAGCCTtgcttgatttttattttggggcAGCTTCTGGGTTATTGCTTGCAACAATGATTTCATTGCAAGCAGATGATGGCTCAGATTGTTCGGAATCAGAAGCAACAGACCGGCTAGACCCAGATTGTTCGTAAGCAAGAGTTTGGGTATGAAAATCGAGTTTGGGAATGAAAATCTGTCAAGCTGAAGGACGGGGAATGATTCGATTCAATCTGATTGAATCGATTGATTGTATTTTGGGGCTGATATGTTTAGGGTTTCTGTTGAATTGGGGGAAGAACACATGAGAGGAGAGGTTTTCATCGAGTTTGAACTGGCTGATATGTTTAGGGTTTAAGTGGATTATAACACGTGTGTGATACATCGGTTTTGAGGGATGAATAACACTAGGAACCGGGATCGAACCGATCTCCTCTTTCTCGGGTCGGTTTCTATCTGGCACCGATAATCTCCGTTCAGGAACCGCACCGAACTGTGCCAAACCAACCACATCGAGTTGGTTCCTTAGTTTATTGGTCTAACAATCTAACCCTAAtgtcatactctctctctctctctctctctctctgtgatcgCAAAAATTGAATTTTTAAAGGCCAACTCTTTTGATCTTAGACTTGAGCATGAAATTATTTTCTGCTCTAAGAGATCTTCAACACGACGTCAACAGTATAACTTTATATGAGtttaattaataatttttttaacaaattcGTTAGAAACCTTATTTAATTGACTCGTTTGTGAATGATGTATGTGCATTAAGGCCTCATGTTTCCAGAATTCCAAAGCTATTGTATCGATTAACCATTGCTAATTTCAAGTAGCTGCAGTTTTTCTTTAATTGTGTTTTAGATAATATTATGTTGAAGAATTTTATATACATAGGCCTAATTACTTAATAGACACTCTctctttttgattttttttttaaatacagTTCTACCCTTTCAACAGAAActgaagaaaataaaacaaagaacgAAGTCAGATATTCTTGACCTCCATAGCCAAAATCTTGGTCACTGGAATCATCGAGTCATGTGCTATGAGGGAGACTTCCTTCTCACAAATGCAAGGAATGTTGTTGTGCCTTGAATTTGTAGTACCTTAAGTTTATCATTTGCTTTCACAAATTTTGATTTCTAATTAGTTTGCAGTTTGTTGTTCATCTCAAGAATTTCAATACCTATCAGCGATGGTGATTGCAATTTGGACCCAAATTTCTATATCCTTGTGCCCCATCTTCAcctcttttttttcatttgtattTATTGGTCGATTCTTTTTCATCTTTGTTAATGATTTAGGTAAAGGGTTGTTATTAATACACTAAAGCCAACTATATTTCAATATCAATAATTTGGAGAAAgtctatttaaccaaaatgccgtagatatatatatatatatatatatattttgaatgaATAAGCCGTAGATATATCTTACGTGCATGCAATTGGTTTTCCTAGCCTTCTTTATAATCTTTACCTCCTATGCAAACTTGAGTGATACATGATACTATACATCAGTTCTTGAGACCACGTATAGATGTCATTTACTTGAgccaaactatatatatatatatataattcaaaaaaaattgcAGTTTACTCTCCTGAATTTTGGGgttaaaatcagtttggtccatCTTTCTGAGAATTAATCTCGTtggtccctatactctcaaatgacatcacctgagtctaaaatttgaatttggctcgaaacatgacgtcatgtgctgagttggagTCGACAtaggggcccacttttcagactTTAAACCCCACAAGGAGGGAAAAATAgacatttctaatttaatcttttttttaaaaaaattctctctctctctctctctctctctctctctctctctctctctctctctctctctctctctctctctctctctctctctctctctctcttttcagaTGAAAGCCTCCACCGCTGAAAAGATCCAACGGGCCATCCGCCTCCTCGAGTCCCAGCTCCTCTCCGAGGTTCTCTCTTGCCACTCCGACCTCCTCTCCGAGCTCTCCTCCCTCCGGTATGCTGACCACGCCCTCTCCACCGTCCGATCCATTAACACCCTCACTCTCCCAGCTCTCTTCTGCTCCATTAGTGCCCTCACTATCCAGCTCTCCAACCTCCACGCCACCTCCGAGCTCCTCCACCACACCCTCCGCCTCTCCAAGAAGCTCCGCGACCTCGCCATCGACCCCAAAAAGATCAAGCAGCAACCCAAATCAATAATCACAACCAGCCATTTAATTCATAGTATACCTTGAATTAACAATTCCAACCAGGAATCTAGTCATGCTCCAAAAATCTTCATATACAAGCCCAAAACCTCTTGAACAGCTGCCGGAAAAAATCCCAGAAAACCGCAGTGCACAGTAAGCTCCGTCGGCACCGAAAGCAACCAAAAACCAATTCATTTATAACTCAAGCAAAATCGAAAACCATGTATACTATAGTGTAGAGCATGAAGAAGAGATCGATTTTTGTACCTTATGCATTGTCAATGATCGCCGGAGTCGCTGGAAAACGCATCGAAACTTAGCCGCAAAACACCAGTCTTCGCCTCCTTTGAATTACCTTCCGGTTCAGCTAGAGAGAATACGGTGCCGGATTTGGTGTCGTTGATTAGATTCTCGGGTGGCTTATAGGTTTGGGAAAAGACTCGTTTGACGCGGAGATCCTTAATCAGAGAGTTGAGGAGGTCGTTGCCGTTGGAAGAATCGATGGGTTTGGGTCTTTTCCGGTCTGACTCGGAGCTAATGAGGAAGCTGTTGATGACCCGACCCGAGAGGGTGCGGTGGAGCTGGATCTGGGATTGGTTGCGGATGCGAATGCCCAGAGGTCGCTTGGAAGCTCGATTTGCTTCCATGGCcgcttcagagagagagagagaatatagagaaaaaattagaaaaattagaaatgtctattttgcccACCTTGTGGGGATTAAagtctgaaaagtgggcccctatgtcggctccaactcatacatgacgtcatgtttcgagccaaattcaaatttgggactcgggtgatgtcatttgagagtatagggaccaAAGAGATTAATTCTCAGAAAGAGAGACCAAACTGATTTAAACCCCAAAATTCAGGGCAGAAAACTAAATTTAatcctatattttttttttctttctgattgTTCATCAGAGATCATATTTGTACGTGGCTTGCTAGTGATGTTGCAACACCAATGGTCATcgcctcttctttttctctttttgtctaTTAGAAGAGTATAAGAGGAAAGAATGTTGGACAAACAAATTTTAagggtgtgtattaagtagttagggATGTGTATATAATATTTTCCTATTAAATTAGGAAGAATtatctaaaaataaataaaaatatttttaagAAGGGTAAAATTAAtagtatattttttttaaaaatgagATGTGTATTAAGCAGAAGGGTGGGTGCATATAATTTCTGAAAAGTCtccacaaagaaagaaagaaaaatgattaaaaTCATCTCAGAATTCTTGAATCTTATTTTTGTCAATTCTTTGTCAAGACAACCATAGTGTTTGCATTTGAAAGATCTAAGCAACCAGGTAGAGTTCAGCTTTAGCTGAATCCAAACTAAGTTGTCgaatttattaataaattcTTGAAAGTAAACTCCAAATTACACATCTTTTGCCAACAGTGTGTTGCACTTTTACTATTAGGTAAAGGTTTTTTTAAACCTGAAATGTGAACAAATTGGAGGGACTAATTATCCACATACAACGAATAAAGAAAGTTGGCAATTGGCATCTTCTTGTATTGATCTGTATGCTAGAAACCGCTCACTGTAAATCCTCCATCAACATTAACAACCTGTCCATTGATGTAAGAAGCAGCAGGAAGGCAGAGGAAAGAGACCAAGGATGAAATTTCATTAGGCTCAGCAACACGACGAATTGGAGTTCGACCTATTAATCGTCTGAAATCCTCAGAATGATCATCCTGATAAAAATTAACGGAGTTTAAAATGTTAGATCGATATAGCTCTCAAAACACAATTGTGCTAGGTTAATAAAATGATTAAAATCTATGAAATTGTCGGTTAATTCGGAGGGCATACTTACATTTTCAACTTTAACACCGGTGTTGACAGCCCATGGCGCTACAGTGTTTGTTCGAATTTTGTCTCTTGCCCACTCACATGCCAAGTTCTTTGAAATTTGGATAACAGCACCTATGAAATAGCAACGAAAAACGATTAGTGAATTAAGCTCATCAATTAGTTTATAACAGAAAATAGTTTTTTGCTTAAGAAATTAAGAAATTTATGACTCACTCTTTGTTGCTGCATAAGCAGATAGTCTAGGTAGAGCTATGGCACCAGCTATGGAGGCGATAAATACAATACTTGCATTTTCTGAGGCCTTTAAGAGAGGGTATGAAAGTTGACAGAGATGGTAAGAAGATTCAACATTGGTACCCATCATACTTGATAAATCTTCTAAAGTATATTCTTCGGTTCTTCTCAGGGTAACTGAAGCAGCATTATTTACCTGCATATACATAATTAAATGAAAATGTTATTTCCACTCTCAGTTTCTCGATCTCATTCTGCTATACTATTTTTGCAAGTGTTTTAAAATTAACAAAGTatgtataattatatatataaaaggcaTTTAAAATTGttatttaagattataagtatgaacgtttaagtttgacagatttggtttgtccattgatttaatctagtttgataccttaacgatcaccgatttggctgaaaatttacataagTGATCTACATATTAGGACTTAAAAACTAAACTGTtaagatgccgaaatgtgatcgaaaagttggtttactgccctatccctagaaaagactaaaaaaaatgatctcttagtggaagggccctgcacacacacacacatcaagGAGATGTACTTACAAGGATGTTGAGCTTGCCATCAAAGACAGACGAGACAGTTTTAATGAGCTCCTCCCTTTGAGATTTGGACGTGAGGTCACAAACTGTGCCACTCACTTTAAACCCCTTGCTCTTCCATTCTTGAACCCTCTCGTCGATCTGTTCTTGGTTGCGAGCACAGGTATGCACAGTTGCCCCGAGTCCGGCTAGCTCTTCCACAATGGCATATCTAAATCATACGAAAATATTGATATGTTAGTCCTGGAACCAAATCATACGGAGGATTCTGAGAAACGAACTGGTGAAACTTGaattataaaataaagaaaCGATTGACGAAGATCGAGAAGAGAGAACTCACCCAATGCCTTTAGTTCCACCGGTAACAAGGGCGGTCATACCCTTTAGAGACCATCTTTGGCTGTTGAACCCTGCCATTAAATTGTTTGTTCAAGTGGTTTTGGTTAACGTACAGGTAGGGGAAAGAAATTAGTAAGCTGTATGATGAGTATGAGTAATAATAGCAGAACTAATAAACTCAAAGGTATGGATGTTTAGATAGGCTATGAAAGctgtgtttatatagggtttTTGGTAGACACCGATATTGACATTGACATGAATTGAACCAAATGATCGAAATATTAAAATCATCTAATTAATGAGAACAAAAAAGGATCAAACAGCGTTTTTGCCCTCCTTGGGCTGAGTcaaatttctttttcaattaGTGATTGGAAATGTCAATTCAATATATTGAATTTGAAAGTAATATATAGAACCATGCACTATGTCAAAGACTCAAATATTTATATATTCCTCGATAGGGTTGACCTTGTTCATATATTCGATTCAATACAGGAGGAGGAACGTAAGCTGGATTTCTTTACATGCATAACAATGTATTTATTATTTAATCAGTATTAGTGCAAAAATGTCATCGTGCTTAATTGATCCAGTTGATGTTATTCTAATCATCGATCATTTGATGTTATTCTAATCATCGATCATTTGATATATTAGAATTCAATTTGATAGTATAATAAcattaacaaaaaaatttgaAGGGCATGGTGTTGTTGACCTCTTGGAACTTAGTTGCCCTAGTCCAATTAATTATCCGTTGGCTTCAATTTCTTTAGCTTTCAGATCCGGTTTGCTCCTATTATGGTCATCTTTATACTGTCATTGGTCATTTACCTACATTTTCAAAGTAAGAATTCTACTCTATCTTTGTAAGCTCTAGTGGTTTGACCAAGTAATTAAACAGAAAATTTGGCCAATTTGACTCAGCCAAATAGGAGGGGCCAGTACGCTGTTTGATCCTTTCTTGCTCATGATCAATTTAAAATTCTGGTATTTCAAGAACGGTGATCAGccctttcaaaaagaaaaagaacggTGATCGGCAAGAAAGCTATATATACCCACAGCTTTCATAGATTACAGTCATCCACATATCAGCTCATTAATTCTTTCTTATAAGTCAAGAAATACGCAGCTAGCTTAATTTGTTGCCCGAACTTCCGGTACGTACTACCAAATACACAGAAGCAAAAAGATCAATGGCAGGTTTCAACAGCCAAAGATGGTCTCTGAAGGGTATGACCGCCCTCGTCACTGGTGGAACTAAAGGCATTGGGTTAGTTTTTGCTTCTCGATCTTCATACCAATCATTTCTGTATTTCTGAATTCATGTTCACTAGTTCGTTGATGGGTATCTTATATGGTAAATTTCAGAACTAACCATATCAATTTTTCGGTATGCTTTAGATATGCCATCGTGGAAGAGCTAGCCGGACTAGGGGCTACAGTGCATACCTGCGCTCGTAATCAAGAACAGATTGACGAGAGGGTTCGAGAATGGAAGAGCAAGGGTTTTAAAGTGAGTGGCTCAGTGAGTGATCTCACATCTAAATCTCAAAGAGAGGAGCTCATGAGAACTGTTTCCTCTCATTTTGACGGCGAACTTAACATCCTTGTAAGCTTCACtggtttcattatttttctttttccacctTTCTTAAACCAAGTGTACCTATGCTGCTATGTATAAATGTATGTGTATATAGGTAAATAATGCAGCAACAGTCACTCTAAGAAATACTACAGAATATGATCTGGAAGATTTGTCAAGTATGATGAGCACAAATGTTGAATCCCCCTACCATCTTTGTCAACTTGCATATCCTCTCCTCAAGGCCTCCGGAAATGGAAGTATTGTATTCGTCGCCTCCATTGCTGGTTTAAAAGCTCTACCTAGACTATCTGCCTATGCAGCAACGAAAAGTGCCGTCATCCAGATTTCAAAGAACTTGGCGTGTGAATGGGCTAAAGACGGCATTCGAACAAACGCTGTAGCACCTTGGGCTGTTAACACCGGAGTTAAAGTTGAAAACGTAAGCATCCCTTCCAAACCTGCAACTATATGTATAGAACTTAACCTAGAAGGTTCTGCATGTGTTGATGAATTTGAGATATCTAACATTTTAAACTTCATTTTCCTCCAGGATGACCACTCTGACTACTTCAGACGGCTAATAAGTCGAACTCCTATCCGTCGCGTTGCGGAACCTAATGAAATCTCATCACTGGTCACTTTTCTCTGCCTTCCTGCTGCTTCTTACATCAATGGACAAGTTGTTAGTGTTGATGGAGGATTTACCGTAAGCGGTTTTTAGGAAACTCGATGTAGGATTGCCAATTAGTCAATACCTACATTTTCTATATATAACAGTACTCCATAcattctttattcttttttggTGAAATCACCAGCTTCACAATCAGTAAATTGTGGTGCAGTTGTTAACAATAAAATGTCGAAGGTCTTTGTGTTTATTTTATACTACTTTACTTTGTAAAAAAATTGTATACACCTCACTTGAATATGCATACGTACAAAATTGTTCAGATCTTCCAAATGTGAATAGTTTGTCATATGGCTCAACATCTATCAGACAACGTATATATTGCATTCCAATTACACAATAAGAGGATCTCTCCAGAAAAATGATATCAAACCGTTCCGCATACCAAAGATATGAATGAGCAGTACATAATACATTTGTACGTAAAGGAACTTCGAAAACTGTTACCAAAAGGACCTCAAAAGTCACtagactagctagctagttataGTAATTAGATGATTTAACAGTTTCTGAATTGGTTGATCTTTTACATAAACAATATTGGAAAGGTGATATTGATGGTGAGAATGAACAATTAGGATCTTGAAAAACAACACTTTGAACTGTGGAAGTTAAAGTTTAAGAACATAATACTAGCATTCCTGTTACATTGTACTCTTGAAAAACTTGCATGCAACCCTCATTTGCCAAGTCAATTTCTGTTAGTAAATTTGATCCTGATCAAACCCGACGCACAATGGAAGCATAGAACACTCAAACCTGATACTGCGATACACCCAATATTACAAGAGCGAAAGCTGAGCTATGAATCAGAgacgaaggaagaagaagatgaaagaaAGGGATCGAGAGAGGGGGAAAACGTGAAAAATGAGAGGACTACATTGTTACTGAGTTGATCATGAAATTACAGAGTGAAGGCTTTTATACTATTCTAAAATAGCCATACCTACCTAATACCTATTATACccttaacatcccccctcaaccATATGCTTGGGTACCAAGCATAATGGTTGGAACAAAGAAAAACCCAACTAATCTAgcaaaaactaaaccaattgAAAAACTAAACCCATCACTTCAATCAGTTTCCAGTAATATGCACAAGACCTGCATCACCTTTGCATACTCCTTTACGTCACCAACACCTCAATCATTTAGTCATTCATTCTATCAGTCTCTCAAATTCTTGCATTTTCTCAAGGATTGATGGTAGATACTTGTGAACTAGCAGAATGAGCACCAGAGTTTGTGGATGTTCA
This region includes:
- the LOC133722651 gene encoding tropinone reductase homolog encodes the protein MAGFNSQRWSLKGMTALVTGGTKGIGYAIVEELAGLGATVHTCARNQEQIDERVREWKSKGFKVSGSVSDLTSKSQREELMRTVSSHFDGELNILVNNAATVTLRNTTEYDLEDLSSMMSTNVESPYHLCQLAYPLLKASGNGSIVFVASIAGLKALPRLSAYAATKSAVIQISKNLACEWAKDGIRTNAVAPWAVNTGVKVENDDHSDYFRRLISRTPIRRVAEPNEISSLVTFLCLPAASYINGQVVSVDGGFTVSGF
- the LOC133723444 gene encoding tropinone reductase homolog, whose protein sequence is MAGFNSQRWSLKGMTALVTGGTKGIGYAIVEELAGLGATVHTCARNQEQIDERVQEWKSKGFKVSGTVCDLTSKSQREELIKTVSSVFDGKLNILVNNAASVTLRRTEEYTLEDLSSMMGTNVESSYHLCQLSYPLLKASENASIVFIASIAGAIALPRLSAYAATKSAVIQISKNLACEWARDKIRTNTVAPWAVNTGVKVENDDHSEDFRRLIGRTPIRRVAEPNEISSLVSFLCLPAASYINGQVVNVDGGFTVSGF